A genomic window from Pelagicoccus albus includes:
- the dnaN gene encoding DNA polymerase III subunit beta gives MKFKIHRDHFSNGLQQVLNVVGSKATMPILSNVLIEAEGDTISLTTTNLDLGICARIKATVEEEGAVTLPVKRLATIVKELPNSDVKVDASPNNQVKIASGGSNFKIMGISRDEFPALPEFSDDRSFTIEQSTLAGMIKSVSYAQSSDETRYMLNGVFFNFLEPEEGTSGRLSLVATDGRRLAKTDHEMEVGEGLSGSLILPAKTVSELVRLLDKGESLKIAFNDRRVAFQIHTKDDSDGFVGDIHLVSKVVEGNYPNYQQVIPKETHQRIKVERELFLQSIHRAALVTTDKSNQVKIQISNNLMELSASSPDFGESHESLAIDYSGPDLQVAFNPQFLMDPLKALTKDELYFELKDEVSPGVFKTLESFLCVIMPVRLT, from the coding sequence ATGAAGTTCAAAATCCACCGAGATCATTTCAGCAACGGCCTCCAGCAAGTCCTCAACGTCGTTGGCTCCAAGGCGACCATGCCGATCTTGAGCAACGTGCTCATCGAAGCCGAAGGCGATACGATCTCGCTCACCACCACCAACCTCGATCTTGGAATCTGTGCTCGCATCAAAGCTACCGTGGAGGAGGAAGGGGCGGTAACCCTCCCGGTCAAGCGACTGGCGACCATCGTCAAAGAGTTGCCCAACAGCGATGTGAAGGTTGACGCTTCGCCAAACAACCAGGTCAAAATCGCTTCCGGTGGATCCAATTTCAAGATCATGGGCATCAGCCGCGACGAGTTCCCTGCCCTCCCGGAGTTCAGCGACGACCGCTCTTTCACGATCGAGCAATCGACACTTGCTGGCATGATTAAGAGCGTTTCCTACGCCCAGTCCAGCGACGAAACCCGCTACATGCTCAATGGCGTGTTCTTCAATTTCCTCGAACCCGAAGAAGGTACTTCAGGTCGCCTCAGCCTCGTAGCAACTGATGGACGCCGCCTTGCCAAAACGGACCATGAGATGGAAGTCGGAGAAGGCCTGTCAGGTAGCCTGATTTTACCGGCAAAGACAGTTTCGGAGCTCGTTCGACTCCTCGACAAAGGGGAGAGCCTCAAGATCGCTTTCAACGACCGTCGAGTTGCTTTCCAGATCCACACCAAGGATGATTCCGATGGTTTTGTGGGAGATATCCACCTCGTTTCCAAAGTGGTGGAAGGAAACTATCCAAACTATCAACAAGTTATCCCCAAGGAGACTCACCAACGCATTAAGGTGGAGCGGGAGTTGTTCCTGCAATCCATTCACCGTGCTGCTCTGGTAACCACCGACAAGTCCAACCAGGTGAAGATTCAGATCTCCAATAACCTGATGGAGCTCTCCGCTTCTAGCCCGGATTTTGGAGAATCTCACGAATCCTTGGCTATCGACTACAGCGGGCCAGATCTTCAAGTGGCCTTTAACCCACAGTTCTTGATGGATCCTCTGAAGGCTTTGACCAAGGATGAGCTCTATTTCGAACTGAAGGACGAAGTCAGCCCCGGTGTATTCAAAACGCTCGAAAGCTTCTTGTGCGTGATCATGCCGGTTCGTTTGACCTAA